The window AGAATCTAGCTAAAGCCTATAAAAAACGTAAAGTCGTTGAAGATGTCAGCCTGGAAGTTAAATCAGGTGAAATCGTTGGCTTGTTGGGACCAAACGGGGCCGGTAAAACAACGACCTTTTATATGGTTGTGGGTATTGTTCAGCGGGATGCTGGCAAAATTATGATTGATGGTGAAGATATCAGCCTTCTACCGTTGCATGAACGTGCACGCCGTGGAATTGGCTATCTTCCTCAAGAAGCCTCCATTTTCCGTCGCCTCAGTGTTTATGATAACCTAATGGCTGTGTTAGAAATTCGCGAAGATTTGAACTCTCAGCAACGTAAAGAGCGTGCTGAAGAGCTGATGGAAGAATTTAGTATTACCCATCTTCGGGGCAGCATGGGGCAATCGCTATCCGGTGGGGAACGCCGCCGTGTTGAAATTGCTCGAGCACTTGCAGCTAACCCAAAATTTATTTTATTAGACGAACCTTTTGCGGGTGTTGACCCTATTTCCGTCTTAGATATCAAAAAAATCATTCAGCACTTAAGGGATTACGGCCTCGGTGTATTAATCACCGACCATAACGTGCGTGAAACCTTAGATGTATGTGAAAGAGCCTATATTGTCAGCCAAGGACACTTAATTGCTCATGGGTCACCAACCATGATCTTAGAGAACGAACAAGTGAAACGTGTATACTTGGGTGAAGGTTTCCGGTTATAAATTAGCGTATCGTCATTTTTTAGGGAGAATAAAACAGATTCATGAAGCAAAGCTTGCAGCTTAGAGTCAGTCAACAACTTGCAATGACCCCTCAATTGCAGCAAGCCATTCGCTTGTTGCAGCTGTCTACACTTGAGCTTCAGCAAGAAATTCAACTCGCCTTGGAAACCAACCCACTTCTTGAACAAGAAGAGTTAAATTCCGAGTCTGAATCTATTGACTCCCTAAATGAAAATTCCGATACCAGTGAGCTCGATACCAAAGACGCGCTCGAAAACCATGATATGCCAGATGAACTCCCTTTAGATACTAATTGGGATGAAATATATACGGCAGGAACACCGTCAGGGACCAGTAATGATTATAATTTTGATGAACTCCCTGTTTACCAAGGTGAAACAACGCAAACATTGCAAGATTACCTGACGTGGCAAGCTGAGCTGACCCCTTTTACTGATACGGACAGGGCAATAGCCACCGCTATTATTGATTCAATAGATGATTCCGGTTACCTGACAACAGCAGTTTCTGATATACATGAAGGGATTGATAACCCAGAGATTAGTATTGAGGAAGTCATTGCTGTCCTCAAACGTATTCAGCATTTCGACCCACTGGGTGTCGCAGCACAAGACTTAAAAGAGTGTTTATTAATTCAATTGTCACTCTACCCTAAAGAAACTGATGGGCTACAAGATGCGAAGCTCATTATTAGTAACCATATTGATTTACTGGCTAACCGTGATTTTCGCCAGTTAGGTAAATTAACTCGCTTAAAAGAAGATGCGCTCAAAACCGCGATAGACCTGATTTTAACGTTGAATCCAAAACCTGGCCAATCTATCAATACCGGGGAATCGGAATACGTCATTCCTGATGTTTTAGTGAAAAAAATCGCAGGGCACTGGCAAGTTGAGTTAAATACAGATAGCATCCCTAAGCTAAGCATTAATAACCATTATGCTTCGATGCTGAATAATTCAGCGAGTGAAGATGACTCGCAATATATTCGTAGTCATCTGCAAGATGCAAAATGGTTGATTAAAAGCCTTGAGAGCCGCCACGAGACACTATTAAAAGTCGCGACTTGTATTGTAGAACAGCAACAAGAATTCTTTGAGCTGGGAGAGGAGTACATGAAACCGATGATACTGGCCGATATCGCCTATCAAGTGGACATGCATGAATCAACTATCTCACGAGTGACAACTCAAAAGTTTCTCCATAGCCCACGAGGCATTTTTGAGTTGAAATATTTTTTCTCCAGCCATGTTAATACGGACACAGGTGGCGAAGCCTCCTCAACCGCAATTCGAGCATTGGTGAAAAAACTGGTTGCTGCTGAAAACCCAGCAAAACCATTGAGTGACAGTAAATTGACGAGTATGCTGGCTGAACAAGGCATTCAAGTCGCTCGCAGAACTGTTGCTAAGTATCGAGAATCGTTATCCATTCCGCCCTCTAACCAGCGTAAACAACTGGTTTAATTGATAAAATAAGGAAGATTGTATGGAATTTCAGATTACTGGACACAATATTGAAGTTACTCCTGCATTGCGCGAGACTGTTGAGAAAAAACTCAAAAAATTGGAACAATTATTTGATCGTATTAATAATATCCAAGTTGTCTTGAAAGTTGAAAAAGTTCAGCAAATTGCGGAAGCAACCGTGCAAGTCAATGGAGCGGATCTCCACGCATCAGCGGAAGAAAACGATATGTACGCCGCTATAGATATACTCGTAGACAAACTGTCGCGCCAATTAACCAAACATAAAGAAAAACTGAGACAACATTAATACATTGATACGGCTTATTAATGAGCCGGATAATGTTTCAAACCAGATGGTGGGATACACCATCTGGTTTTGTAGTCCTAAGTGAACAATAAAATGAATAGTGATATAGAAATCCAGTTAAACGTTGTTTTATCATCAGCCTGTACACGTAATAATATTGTGTGCACCAGTAAAAAAAGAGCTTTAGAAATTATTAGTGAGCTGGCTGCCGTTGAATTGGAATTACCTGAAAATACGGTATTTGAAGCGTTATTAACCAGAGAAAAAGTTGGCACAACAGGTATTGGTGGGGGTATTGCCATTCCTCATGGAAAGCTGAACGAAGGTGAAAGTAGCCGTGCTGTCGGTGTCTTTTTGCATTTAGAGGAGCCGATTGCGTTTGATGCAATTGATAATCAGCCTGTTGACTTGTTGTTCGCGTTACTTGTGCCATCAGACCAATGTAAAACGCACTTGCATACATTGTCGCTTATCGCCAAAAAATTAGCCGATAAAACGCTCTGTAAACGCCTACGCAGTGCACAAAGTGATGAAGAGCTATACCGCATAATTACAGAGTAAGTGATAAATTATGTATCTTGCCATATGCAAATGATATTGTTATGGTTTCTAAGTAATATTATTTGGCAAATACTGCTTTTCAAGAAGCACATTATTAGGAAACAAAAGGGAGCAAGCTCATGGTGCTGATGATAGTCAGCGGCCGTTCCGGTTCGGGGAAATCCGTTGCCTTACGTGCGCTGGAAGATATGGGTTTCTATTGCGTAGATAACCTACCGGTTGTATTACTACCGGAGTTAGCGAATTCACTGGCTGATCGTAATATTTCAGCAGCGGTAAGCATCGACGTGCGTAATATGCCCGACAATCCAGAGATTTTCGAAGAAGCGATTGATAAATTACCTTCAACCTTCTCTCCTCAATTATTGTTTCTAGATGCCGATCGTAACACGCTTATTCGCCGTTACAGTGATACTCGTCGACTACACCCGCTTTCAAGTAAAAATCTTTCACTTGAAAGCGCAATAGATGAAGAAAATGAGCTACTTGAGCCTTTACGCTCTCGGGCTGATTTAGTTATCGATACTTCTGAAATGTCCGTTCATGAATTAGCTGAGATGCTAAGAACACGTTTGATGGGCAAACGTGAGCGTGAACTGACAATGGTGTTTGAATCTTTTGGCTTCAAACATGGTATTCCTATTGATGCGGATTATGTATTCGATGTGCGCTTTTTGCCCAATCCGCACTGGGATCCGAAATTGCGTCCAATGACAGGCCTTGATAGACCCGTGGCTGCATTCTTAGATAGGCATACTGAAGTCCATAACTTCATTTACCAAACCCGTAGCTATTTAGAATTATGGTTACCGATGTTAGAAACCAATAACCGTAGCTACTTGACTGTCGCAATTGGCTGTACCGGGGGTAAGCACCGTTCAGTGTATGTCGCTGAACAACTTGCCGACTATTTCCGCTCTCGTGGTAAAAATGTGCAGTCACGCCACAGAACGTTGGAAAAACGCAAGTAACAGCAATGACCGTAAAAGCCACAATAACGCTCAAAAATCGGCTTGGAATGCATGCAAGGCCTGCTATGTTACTCTATGATTTAGTTAAACAATTTAACTCAAGAGTTATTTTGCGTAATAATAATCAAATTGAGGCTGAGGCCGATAGCGTTATTGCGATGTTGATGTTAGACTCAGAACAAGGCAGTAATATTGATATTGAGGTTAGCGGCCCAGATGAAAATCAGGCATTATCCGCAATTATTAACCTGTTCGAAAGTGGGTTTGACGAAGAGTAGTCAATTCAAACCTAACGATAAAAATATCAATCTGTATTTTTTACAAAGGTAGGCTTAGAGATCGTGATCATGATCTCTTCCCTTTAAAGCGTATAGCGCCTAATATTTTAAACAAACTTATTTCTAGCGACACCCCCTACCTTATGGGTGGGGGGTGTTTGCTTTGTATGTCTCTATTGGAGTGTGGTATGACAAAGCCAACAATTATTATCAATGATTTAGATGCTGAACGTTTAGATGCACTGATGGAACAGCCGGCTTATGCGGGCACACCGGTTGCCGATGCGCTCAATGATGAACTTGACCGTGCGGATATTCTGACCCCACAAGAAATGCCTGCTGATGTGGTCACGATGAACAGTACCGTTCGCTTTTTGGATTTAATCAGCAACGAAGAGCGCACACGTACCTTAGTTTACCCGGCGTCACTGAAAGATAGCGCAGAGCAGCTGTCTGTTATGGCACCGATTGGTGCGGCCTTATTAGGCTTGCATGTCAACGATGAAATCAGCTGGGAACTGCCAAACGGCGTTCAAACACGTGTTCGCGTACTTGAAATTGTTTATCAGCCAGAAGCGGCTGGTGAGTTTCACCGTTAATCTCGACAACGGCTGAATTAAGGAAGGCTTAGCGAAAAAAGTTTTATTTAAAAAACTCTGGTAAGTCCTCTAACATATTCAGGCACTCAATTGAGTGCCTTTTTTGTTGCTTTAAAATGAGCAAAGTAGAAAACTATTCTCCCGCAATACTCATTTCAGGGATCAATACCGAACCACACTGAATATTGCTACGAGTTTCAATATCATCAGCGATAGTGACCATATTCGCCCACATATCTTTTAGGTTCCCAGCAATGGTAATCTCACTCACAGGGTATTGAATTTCACCGTTTTCGACCCAAAAACCTGAAGCCCCACGAGAGTAATCCCCCGTAATACCGCTAACCCCTTGGCCCATTAATTCAGTAACGATTAGGCCTGTTCCCATTTGTTTCAGCAATGCATCGAAAGAAAGGCCTTGCCCTGCAATACGCCAGTTATGGATGCCACCCGCGTGACCCGTACTTTGCAGACCTAACTTTCTTGCGGAATAGCTGGTCATCAACCACGTTTGCAAAACACCATTTTCAACAATATTGCGTTCACAGGTACGAACACCTTCGCTATCAAAAGGGGATGACGCCAACCCACCCATTAAATGAGGTTGCTCATTGATAGTTAGCCAGCTTGGTAAAATTTGCTTTCCTAAGCTATCCAATAAAAAAGAGGATTTACGATAAATACTGCTACCACTAATGGCGCCGACTAAATGACCAAATAGACCGGTTGCCACTTCTGCTGCAAAAATAACAGGGGCTTTCATTGTCGGTAATTTACGTGGCGATAAACGAGATAAAGTACGGCGAGCACACTCCTGCCCAACCCACTCAGGCGACTGTAATGCCCCTAAGCTACGGCCAATCGTATAAGCGTAATCACGCTCCATTTCACCATTTTGCTCAGCAATCACACAGCTCGACATTGAATAACGGCTAGAACAGTAACTTTGCAACATGCCATGGGAGTTACCAAATACGCGAACCCCATAGTGGCCGTTAAAACTTCCACCTTCCGTGTTTACAATGCGTGAGTCTGCATTTAATGCTGACATTTCCGCAATCGACGCTAAGCGGATCGCTTCTTCAGGAGAAAGCTCGCTCGCTTGGAACAGGTTGAGGTCTGGTGCTTCAAAAGCTAGCAAAGATTTGTCTGCTGGCCCTGCACACGGGTCTTCTGAGGTGTAGTTAGCAATATCAATTGCCGCCTGAACAGTCCGTTCAATGGCTTCAGGGCTTAAGTCTGTAGAAGACGCACTGCCTTTACGTTGTTGATGATAAACAGTGATCCCTAGCGCGCCATCACTGTTAAACTCAACATTTTCGACTTCCCCTTGGCGGGTACTCACACTAATCCCTGTGCTTTTGTTTACTGCGACTTCCGCGGCATCACAACGTGTTTTGGCAAATTCTAATGCGTGTGCGACGGCTTCTTCGAGTTTTTTGCGTTGTTCGGTGACTTGTTCAGTTACACTCATGCTTTAGTCCAATCAATAATGTGGGGGAAACGTGATTTTCTGCCCTAACAAGCAAATGCTAGGTAGTCATAGAGGGGTTTTCCCAGTTACAATATATAATAGATGAATGTTAACACTCACAACACAGTAAATCATATTAATTACGCGTAATTAAACCACTGTGTTCGGTAAAAAGGAAAATCGATATGGCCAAACAGCCTGATGACTGGCTGGATGATATCCCAGCGCCGCAAGACGAAGAAGACGAGGAAATCATTTGGGTCAGTAAAAGCGAAATTAAACGCGATGCTGAGATCCTCAAAAAGTTAGGGGCTGAGCTCGTAGATTTAAGTAAAAGTGAGTTAGAGCGCATCCCGTTAGATACTCAATTACTTGAAGCCATTGAACTTGCCCAAAAAATCAAACGTGAAGGCCGTCGTCGCCAATTGCAACTGATCGGTAAATTATTACGTTCACGTGAAGTTGAGCCAATTACAGAGGCTCTGGATAAGCTTAAAAACCGTCACAACCAGCAAGTGGTCATTTTACATAAACTGGAAGACTTACGTACCCGTTTATTAGATGGCGGTGATGAAGTCATTGAAGACGTGGTTGCCCTGTTCCCACAAACAGACAGGCAACAACTGCGTGCATTAGTCCGTAATGCGAAAAAAGAGCGTGAAGGTAACAAACCACCAAAAGCCTATCGACAAATCTTTCAATACTTGAAAGATCTCTCTGAAATGGCTTAATGAATTATCCCCTATGCTGTGGCTAGGGGATTTTTCTTTGTAAATTAAGCAATAATCTGAAAAACCTAACAGCGTGTTGATAGCGCTGCCGAAACAACCTATCATGCCATTGTTAGTCATACTCTGACCCGTATTATCGCGGCTGCTGAACCCCGATCAATAATGAGGAAGATATGGATAATACCCGAAATAGAGCATGGCGCAGAGCCAAAGCTCGGATCAATAAATCCCGCGATCAACTAAATTCACGCTTAGTTGACTGCTATACACCTGAAAAAAACTGGAAACAGATGTACGGTCGAAGCGAAAAGATGATCCGTGCAGCCCAATTAGGGATGGCATACCCGCAAGTGAGTAATATACAGCTTGCCCGTATTAGCCTTGAAGAGACACACAATAACTCGTGAATATTTTATTCATTTGCAGTAAAAACCAATGGCGTAGTCCAACCGCTGAACAGATCTGGCGCAACCATGAAAGTTGGGTCACCCGTTCAGCGGGAACGAGCCGCAATGCGAGGCGCCCTGTTAATGCGGATTTAATCCGCTGGGCAGATGTAATTTTTGTGATGGAGCAAAAACATAAAAACCGCTTAAGAGCAGATTTCCCCCGCCTTTTGGAATACAAACCGCTTCATGTTCTGGATATTCCTGATGATTACCCCTATATGGACCCAGAGTTGATTGAAATACTCAAAACCAGTGTGCCTAGTATTCTTACCAACCATAACTAGCTAAAATGCGTTTTGATCGTATCAAGTAGTGTTCTGAACTCAGTATAGCCTTCTCTATCAAGAAAATGACCGGCTGAGCCTTCAATAATAACCTGTGTTTTTAAGGCATTAGCCAATGCTTTCGAAGACTCTGGTGACACAATTTCATCATTAGTTGATATAATCGATATTCGATTATTTGCCACTTGTATGAGTTCATCATAATTCAATGGTTCGCTTGTGTGGTGCTGTAATTCAGGCAATGTAGGCTGTTCTTCATCAAACCCTGATACCAATACATAACCCGCTACCAGCTGCCCTGCATTTTGAAGAAATCGTAATACGGTAACGCAACCTAAGCTATGGCCAATCAAAACCGTATTTTCATCAATATCAAAAGGCAAGTGTTGTAAGCGCTGCTGCCATCTCTCAGGGTTGGGGGCTAATGAGTCAGGCATGGTGGGCACGTTAACAAAAGCGCCTAAAGCTTCGAGCTCTGATTTCAACCATGGAAACCAGTTTTTTTCAGGGGATGCGGTATAGCCGTGAACAATCAGGAATTTTTTTTCTTTTAGCGGAAATGCAGTACAGGTAACGTTATTCATCCTAAAGACCCCTATCAGCTCAGTTATCTTATTTAGACTTTACCATGAGTGATAGGAATATTAGTTAGAGCTTTTTGTTATATCTAAAGCAAAAATGAACTCTTCTTCCCACATATCTTGTGCGTCATTCATCACATCAATAACATCTGCGAATTGGATACGTTGTTCCGCAGTCATGTGTGAAAACGTGATAGTTACAGGTAACTCAATGCCTGCGGAAACCATGTCCCACAGGGCATCAAGATTACGACCAAACCAGTCAGGAAGGGAAAATTGCCGAGCAAATTGGTCATAAAAATCATTCAATGAGTTTATCTGCCTGAAATCAAAGCTCACCTGTTTGCTCATCACGATTTTCCTTTAGTTGACTTGTGTAAAGCTCTTATAATGGTCATGCGTCACAAAAATCATCCCATCAGATGAGTATAGCAAACGGTCTGCCCCACGATGGCCACAGCGATAATTAATGTCAGCTTCAAACCACTGGCGCCCTTGTGCAATGGGTAACCCTTTCTCACGGTTAGAAAAACGGTCGCCGCCAATCGCTCTTCCTGGTAATACATCGCAAAGATTGCCTTTTTTCGCATCCCATCCAGCTTCACGGGCTTGCTTCTTTGTCATATAAAAAGCGGGAAGTTTTTGATATTTTTCCATAAAACTAACGACATTATCTTGTGCGGTTAGTTTATCAATCGGTTGTGCTGTTTCTTTTGGCGTTATCGCTTCACGAGAAGGTGGATTACTTTGATTAACCGGTGGCTCAGATGGGGTTTTATCTCCACCATTAAAATACAGGCTAATCACAATCAAAATAGCCATCAACACGACGGGTAAAATACGTTTATTCATAACACCTCAGTTGTTTTGTGCTTTGCAGACACACAAACGCCCTAGTCACAACATCTCCAAGAGTTTGTCACAAGGGCGAGCAAAGCCTAATTTATATCATAACCGTGAAAATTAAGCGGTACCACCAACGGTCAGTTTGTCCAGTTTTAATGTAGGCTGCCCCACACCAACAGGCACACTTTGGCCTTCTTTACCACAGACACCAACGCCTTTATCTAGCGCTAAGTCATTACCGACCATTGAAATCTGCTGCATAGCTTCAACACCAGAGCCGATTAACGTTGCCCCTTTCACAGGAGAAGTAATCTTACCCTTTTCAATCAGGTAAGCTTCTGATGTCGAAAATACAAATTTACCTGAGGTGATATCTACCTGACCACCACCAAAGTTTGGTGCATATATGCCTTTATCCACACTTGCGATGATTTCTTCTGGCGTTGATGCCCCTGCTAACATGTAAGTATTGGTCATACGCGGCATAGGTAAGTGTGCATAAGATTCACGGCGTGCATTACCTGTTGGAGCAACTCCCATCAGGCGTGCATTCAGTTTATCTTGAATATAATTACGTAAAATACCATTTTCTATTAGGACGTTATACTGCCCGGGTACCCCTTCGTCATCAATGGCAAGGGAGCCTCGACGGCCTGCTATCGTGCCATCATCCACCACAGTGCACAGTGGTGATGCCACTTGTTCACCTATTTGACCTGAAAAAACAGAGGTGCCGCGACGGTTAAAGTCACCTTCTAAGCCATGGCCCACCGCTTCATGTAATAGAACCCCCGGCCAACCAGCGCCCAGCACAACTGGCATCATTCCAGCAGGAGCGGCAATTGCAGACAAGTTCACCAGCGCCATACGCACCGCTTCACGTGCATATTGCTCAGCAACCACTTGCCCTTGATGAATTTCCAAGAAATACTCGTAGCCATAACGGCCACCGCCACCACTCGCACCGCGTTCGCGCTTGCCGTCATGTTCCACCAGCACGCTGACCGATAAACGCACTAATGGGCGAATATCTGCCGCTAAGGTGCCGTCTGTTGCAGCGACTAACACTTGCTCATAAACACCGGTTAAACTGGCATTGACCTCAATGACACGCGGGTCTTCTGCGCGAGCAATTTGGTCAACACGATGCAGTAAATCAATTTTTTGTTCCCGCGATAAGCTTTGCAGTGGATCTGCCATTGAATACAGTTTTTTATATTCAACGTTAGTTAGAATTTGTGATTTACCAGAACCTTGCTCATTCACAATACTGCGTGCAGCAGTCGCACTTTGTGTCAGCGCATGTAGCGAAATTTGGTCTGCGTATGCAAACCCGGTTTTTTCACCACTGACAGCTCT is drawn from Providencia huaxiensis and contains these coding sequences:
- the pmbA gene encoding metalloprotease PmbA, which encodes MSVTEQVTEQRKKLEEAVAHALEFAKTRCDAAEVAVNKSTGISVSTRQGEVENVEFNSDGALGITVYHQQRKGSASSTDLSPEAIERTVQAAIDIANYTSEDPCAGPADKSLLAFEAPDLNLFQASELSPEEAIRLASIAEMSALNADSRIVNTEGGSFNGHYGVRVFGNSHGMLQSYCSSRYSMSSCVIAEQNGEMERDYAYTIGRSLGALQSPEWVGQECARRTLSRLSPRKLPTMKAPVIFAAEVATGLFGHLVGAISGSSIYRKSSFLLDSLGKQILPSWLTINEQPHLMGGLASSPFDSEGVRTCERNIVENGVLQTWLMTSYSARKLGLQSTGHAGGIHNWRIAGQGLSFDALLKQMGTGLIVTELMGQGVSGITGDYSRGASGFWVENGEIQYPVSEITIAGNLKDMWANMVTIADDIETRSNIQCGSVLIPEMSIAGE
- the npr gene encoding PTS phosphocarrier protein NPr produces the protein MTVKATITLKNRLGMHARPAMLLYDLVKQFNSRVILRNNNQIEAEADSVIAMLMLDSEQGSNIDIEVSGPDENQALSAIINLFESGFDEE
- the hpf gene encoding ribosome hibernation promoting factor, yielding MEFQITGHNIEVTPALRETVEKKLKKLEQLFDRINNIQVVLKVEKVQQIAEATVQVNGADLHASAEENDMYAAIDILVDKLSRQLTKHKEKLRQH
- a CDS encoding barstar family protein, giving the protein MSKQVSFDFRQINSLNDFYDQFARQFSLPDWFGRNLDALWDMVSAGIELPVTITFSHMTAEQRIQFADVIDVMNDAQDMWEEEFIFALDITKSSN
- the lptB gene encoding LPS export ABC transporter ATP-binding protein, encoding MATLTAENLAKAYKKRKVVEDVSLEVKSGEIVGLLGPNGAGKTTTFYMVVGIVQRDAGKIMIDGEDISLLPLHERARRGIGYLPQEASIFRRLSVYDNLMAVLEIREDLNSQQRKERAEELMEEFSITHLRGSMGQSLSGGERRRVEIARALAANPKFILLDEPFAGVDPISVLDIKKIIQHLRDYGLGVLITDHNVRETLDVCERAYIVSQGHLIAHGSPTMILENEQVKRVYLGEGFRL
- a CDS encoding RBBP9/YdeN family alpha/beta hydrolase; protein product: MNNVTCTAFPLKEKKFLIVHGYTASPEKNWFPWLKSELEALGAFVNVPTMPDSLAPNPERWQQRLQHLPFDIDENTVLIGHSLGCVTVLRFLQNAGQLVAGYVLVSGFDEEQPTLPELQHHTSEPLNYDELIQVANNRISIISTNDEIVSPESSKALANALKTQVIIEGSAGHFLDREGYTEFRTLLDTIKTHFS
- the tldD gene encoding metalloprotease TldD; its protein translation is MSLASVSEHLLAANRLGQENLYDILGLLSERHLDYADLFFQSSFHESWVLEDRIIKDGSYNIDQGVGVRAVSGEKTGFAYADQISLHALTQSATAARSIVNEQGSGKSQILTNVEYKKLYSMADPLQSLSREQKIDLLHRVDQIARAEDPRVIEVNASLTGVYEQVLVAATDGTLAADIRPLVRLSVSVLVEHDGKRERGASGGGGRYGYEYFLEIHQGQVVAEQYAREAVRMALVNLSAIAAPAGMMPVVLGAGWPGVLLHEAVGHGLEGDFNRRGTSVFSGQIGEQVASPLCTVVDDGTIAGRRGSLAIDDEGVPGQYNVLIENGILRNYIQDKLNARLMGVAPTGNARRESYAHLPMPRMTNTYMLAGASTPEEIIASVDKGIYAPNFGGGQVDITSGKFVFSTSEAYLIEKGKITSPVKGATLIGSGVEAMQQISMVGNDLALDKGVGVCGKEGQSVPVGVGQPTLKLDKLTVGGTA
- the rapZ gene encoding RNase adapter RapZ — protein: MVLMIVSGRSGSGKSVALRALEDMGFYCVDNLPVVLLPELANSLADRNISAAVSIDVRNMPDNPEIFEEAIDKLPSTFSPQLLFLDADRNTLIRRYSDTRRLHPLSSKNLSLESAIDEENELLEPLRSRADLVIDTSEMSVHELAEMLRTRLMGKRERELTMVFESFGFKHGIPIDADYVFDVRFLPNPHWDPKLRPMTGLDRPVAAFLDRHTEVHNFIYQTRSYLELWLPMLETNNRSYLTVAIGCTGGKHRSVYVAEQLADYFRSRGKNVQSRHRTLEKRK
- a CDS encoding ribonuclease domain-containing protein; this translates as MNKRILPVVLMAILIVISLYFNGGDKTPSEPPVNQSNPPSREAITPKETAQPIDKLTAQDNVVSFMEKYQKLPAFYMTKKQAREAGWDAKKGNLCDVLPGRAIGGDRFSNREKGLPIAQGRQWFEADINYRCGHRGADRLLYSSDGMIFVTHDHYKSFTQVN
- a CDS encoding low molecular weight protein tyrosine phosphatase family protein; the encoded protein is MNILFICSKNQWRSPTAEQIWRNHESWVTRSAGTSRNARRPVNADLIRWADVIFVMEQKHKNRLRADFPRLLEYKPLHVLDIPDDYPYMDPELIEILKTSVPSILTNHN
- the ptsN gene encoding PTS IIA-like nitrogen regulatory protein PtsN, producing MNSDIEIQLNVVLSSACTRNNIVCTSKKRALEIISELAAVELELPENTVFEALLTREKVGTTGIGGGIAIPHGKLNEGESSRAVGVFLHLEEPIAFDAIDNQPVDLLFALLVPSDQCKTHLHTLSLIAKKLADKTLCKRLRSAQSDEELYRIITE
- the yjgA gene encoding ribosome biogenesis factor YjgA, with the protein product MAKQPDDWLDDIPAPQDEEDEEIIWVSKSEIKRDAEILKKLGAELVDLSKSELERIPLDTQLLEAIELAQKIKREGRRRQLQLIGKLLRSREVEPITEALDKLKNRHNQQVVILHKLEDLRTRLLDGGDEVIEDVVALFPQTDRQQLRALVRNAKKEREGNKPPKAYRQIFQYLKDLSEMA
- the rpoN gene encoding RNA polymerase factor sigma-54 gives rise to the protein MKQSLQLRVSQQLAMTPQLQQAIRLLQLSTLELQQEIQLALETNPLLEQEELNSESESIDSLNENSDTSELDTKDALENHDMPDELPLDTNWDEIYTAGTPSGTSNDYNFDELPVYQGETTQTLQDYLTWQAELTPFTDTDRAIATAIIDSIDDSGYLTTAVSDIHEGIDNPEISIEEVIAVLKRIQHFDPLGVAAQDLKECLLIQLSLYPKETDGLQDAKLIISNHIDLLANRDFRQLGKLTRLKEDALKTAIDLILTLNPKPGQSINTGESEYVIPDVLVKKIAGHWQVELNTDSIPKLSINNHYASMLNNSASEDDSQYIRSHLQDAKWLIKSLESRHETLLKVATCIVEQQQEFFELGEEYMKPMILADIAYQVDMHESTISRVTTQKFLHSPRGIFELKYFFSSHVNTDTGGEASSTAIRALVKKLVAAENPAKPLSDSKLTSMLAEQGIQVARRTVAKYRESLSIPPSNQRKQLV
- the rnk gene encoding nucleoside diphosphate kinase regulator; amino-acid sequence: MTKPTIIINDLDAERLDALMEQPAYAGTPVADALNDELDRADILTPQEMPADVVTMNSTVRFLDLISNEERTRTLVYPASLKDSAEQLSVMAPIGAALLGLHVNDEISWELPNGVQTRVRVLEIVYQPEAAGEFHR